A genome region from Manis pentadactyla isolate mManPen7 chromosome 5, mManPen7.hap1, whole genome shotgun sequence includes the following:
- the GMEB2 gene encoding glucocorticoid modulatory element-binding protein 2 isoform X4, which produces MAEEEENMEAEIVYPITCGDSRANLIWRKFVCPGINVKCVQYDEHVISPKEFVHLAGKSTLKDWKRAIRMNGIMLRKIMDSGELDFYQHDKVCSNTCRSTKIDLSGARVSLSSPTPAEYIPLTPATADVNGSPATITIETCEDPGDWTTAIGDDTFAFWRGLKDAGLLDEVIQECHQGLVDTMAGLQQRAQDPPLQLRDAVLLNNIVQNFGMLDLVKKVLASHKCQMDRSREQYARDLAGPLPCPALTLSLPAALEQQCDEHRRRAKELKHKSQHLSNVLMTLTPVSLPPPTKRPRLARATSGPAAIASQVLTQSAQITLGPGVPQLTGVPLGKVVSALPSPVLGKGSPQAAPTSSPASPLLGGYTVLASPGTAFPSTVEIHPDAPSLAVLSTAAVQDGSAVVKVVSPLQLLTLPSLGPALQNVAQVAPGGSTILTVPTGAVESTMAASGPEDHTATIEVATVAEGHEHK; this is translated from the exons ATGGCGGAAGAGGAGGAGAACATGGAGGCTGAAATCGTGTACCCCATTACCTGCGGGGACAGCAGGGCCAACTTGATCTGGAGGAAGTTCGTGTGCCCTGGCATCAATGTGAAGTGTGTTCAG TATGATGAGCACGTGATCAGCCCGAAGGAGTTTGTGCACCTGGCCGGCAAGTCCACCCTGAAGGACTGGAAGAGAGCCATCCGCATGAACGGCATCATGCTCAG GAAGATCATGGACTCCGGAGAGCTGGACTTCTACCAGCATGACAAGGTTTGCTCCAACACCTGCCGCAGCACCAAGATCGACCTCTCTGGAGCCCGTGTGTCCCTGAGCAGCCCCACGCCGGCCGAGTACATCCCACTCACACCCGCCACGGCCGACG TGAATGGGTCGCCTGCTACCATCACCATAGAAACCTGCGAGGACCCCGGAGACTGGACCACAGCTATTGGAG ATGACACGTTTGCCTTCTGGAGAGGCCTCAAGGATGCCGGCCTGCTGGATGAGGTCATACAGGAGTGCCACCAGGGGCTGGTGGACACCATGGCAGGCCTGCAGCAGCGGGCCCAGGACCCCCCACTGCAGCTCCGAG ACGCCGTGCTCCTCAATAACATCGTGCAGAATTTCGGCATGCTGGATCTGGTGAAGAAGGTGCTGGCCAGCCACAAGTGCCAGATGGACCGCTCCCGTGAGCAATATGCCCGTGACCTGGCAG gtcccctgccctgccctgcgctGACGCTGTCCCTGCCTGCAGCCCTGGAGCAGCAGTGCGATGAGCACCGTCGGCGGGCCAAGGAGCTGAAGCACAAGTCCCAGCACCTCAGCAACGTGCTCATGACGCTGACCCCCGTTTCCCTGCCGCCTCCCACCAAGCGGCCCCGGCTTGCCAGGGCCACCTCCGGGCCAGCCGCCATCGCCTCGCAGGTGCTCACGCAGTCTGCCCAGATCACCCTCGGCCCTGGCGTGCCCCAGCTGACCGGCGTGCCCCTTGGCAAAGTGGTGTCCGCGCTGCCCTCCCCCGTGCTGGGCAAGGGCTCGCCCCAGGCTGCGCCCACCAGCTCCCCAGCCTCGCCACTGCTCGGGGGCTACACAGTGCTGGCCTCGCCGGGCACCGCTTTCCCAAGCACGGTGGAGATCCACCCGGACGCACCCAGCCTCGCAGTCCTTAGCACAGCTGCTGTGCAGGACGGCAGTGCCGTGGTCAAGGTGGTGAGCCCACTGCAGCTGCTCACACTgcccagcctgggccctgccctgCAGAATGTGGCCCAGGTGGCACCTGGGGGCAGCACCATCCTCACAGTGCCCACAGGGGCTGTTGAGAGCACCATGGCAGCCTCAGGGCCCGAGGACCACACAGCCACCATCGAGGTGGCCACAGTGGCGGAAGGCCACGAGCACAAGTAG
- the GMEB2 gene encoding glucocorticoid modulatory element-binding protein 2 isoform X2 has protein sequence MATPEVSVHMEEVVVVTTPDTAVDGSGVEEVKTVLVTTDLAHGGDLTEDNMETENAAAAAAAAFTATSQLKEAVLVKMAEEEENMEAEIVYPITCGDSRANLIWRKFVCPGINVKCVQYDEHVISPKEFVHLAGKSTLKDWKRAIRMNGIMLRKIMDSGELDFYQHDKVCSNTCRSTKIDLSGARVSLSSPTPAEYIPLTPATADVNGSPATITIETCEDPGDWTTAIGDDTFAFWRGLKDAGLLDEVIQECHQGLVDTMAGLQQRAQDPPLQLRDAVLLNNIVQNFGMLDLVKKVLASHKCQMDRSREQYARDLAALEQQCDEHRRRAKELKHKSQHLSNVLMTLTPVSLPPPTKRPRLARATSGPAAIASQVLTQSAQITLGPGVPQLTGVPLGKVVSALPSPVLGKGSPQAAPTSSPASPLLGGYTVLASPGTAFPSTVEIHPDAPSLAVLSTAAVQDGSAVVKVVSPLQLLTLPSLGPALQNVAQVAPGGSTILTVPTGAVESTMAASGPEDHTATIEVATVAEGHEHK, from the exons ATGGCGACCCCAGAAGTGAGTGTCCACatggaggaggtggtggtggtgacaacGCCTGACACGGCAGTGGACGGCAGTGGCGTGGAGGAGGTGAAGACTGTGCTGGTGACGACCGACTTGGCTCACGG ggGCGACCTGACAGAAGATAACATGGAGACGGAGAATGCGGCGGCAGCCGCCGCAGCTGCGTTCACGGCGACCTCGCAGCTCAAGGAGGCCGTGTTAG TGAAGATGGCGGAAGAGGAGGAGAACATGGAGGCTGAAATCGTGTACCCCATTACCTGCGGGGACAGCAGGGCCAACTTGATCTGGAGGAAGTTCGTGTGCCCTGGCATCAATGTGAAGTGTGTTCAG TATGATGAGCACGTGATCAGCCCGAAGGAGTTTGTGCACCTGGCCGGCAAGTCCACCCTGAAGGACTGGAAGAGAGCCATCCGCATGAACGGCATCATGCTCAG GAAGATCATGGACTCCGGAGAGCTGGACTTCTACCAGCATGACAAGGTTTGCTCCAACACCTGCCGCAGCACCAAGATCGACCTCTCTGGAGCCCGTGTGTCCCTGAGCAGCCCCACGCCGGCCGAGTACATCCCACTCACACCCGCCACGGCCGACG TGAATGGGTCGCCTGCTACCATCACCATAGAAACCTGCGAGGACCCCGGAGACTGGACCACAGCTATTGGAG ATGACACGTTTGCCTTCTGGAGAGGCCTCAAGGATGCCGGCCTGCTGGATGAGGTCATACAGGAGTGCCACCAGGGGCTGGTGGACACCATGGCAGGCCTGCAGCAGCGGGCCCAGGACCCCCCACTGCAGCTCCGAG ACGCCGTGCTCCTCAATAACATCGTGCAGAATTTCGGCATGCTGGATCTGGTGAAGAAGGTGCTGGCCAGCCACAAGTGCCAGATGGACCGCTCCCGTGAGCAATATGCCCGTGACCTGGCAG CCCTGGAGCAGCAGTGCGATGAGCACCGTCGGCGGGCCAAGGAGCTGAAGCACAAGTCCCAGCACCTCAGCAACGTGCTCATGACGCTGACCCCCGTTTCCCTGCCGCCTCCCACCAAGCGGCCCCGGCTTGCCAGGGCCACCTCCGGGCCAGCCGCCATCGCCTCGCAGGTGCTCACGCAGTCTGCCCAGATCACCCTCGGCCCTGGCGTGCCCCAGCTGACCGGCGTGCCCCTTGGCAAAGTGGTGTCCGCGCTGCCCTCCCCCGTGCTGGGCAAGGGCTCGCCCCAGGCTGCGCCCACCAGCTCCCCAGCCTCGCCACTGCTCGGGGGCTACACAGTGCTGGCCTCGCCGGGCACCGCTTTCCCAAGCACGGTGGAGATCCACCCGGACGCACCCAGCCTCGCAGTCCTTAGCACAGCTGCTGTGCAGGACGGCAGTGCCGTGGTCAAGGTGGTGAGCCCACTGCAGCTGCTCACACTgcccagcctgggccctgccctgCAGAATGTGGCCCAGGTGGCACCTGGGGGCAGCACCATCCTCACAGTGCCCACAGGGGCTGTTGAGAGCACCATGGCAGCCTCAGGGCCCGAGGACCACACAGCCACCATCGAGGTGGCCACAGTGGCGGAAGGCCACGAGCACAAGTAG
- the GMEB2 gene encoding glucocorticoid modulatory element-binding protein 2 isoform X1, giving the protein MATPEVSVHMEEVVVVTTPDTAVDGSGVEEVKTVLVTTDLAHGGDLTEDNMETENAAAAAAAAFTATSQLKEAVLVKMAEEEENMEAEIVYPITCGDSRANLIWRKFVCPGINVKCVQYDEHVISPKEFVHLAGKSTLKDWKRAIRMNGIMLRKIMDSGELDFYQHDKVCSNTCRSTKIDLSGARVSLSSPTPAEYIPLTPATADVNGSPATITIETCEDPGDWTTAIGDDTFAFWRGLKDAGLLDEVIQECHQGLVDTMAGLQQRAQDPPLQLRDAVLLNNIVQNFGMLDLVKKVLASHKCQMDRSREQYARDLAGPLPCPALTLSLPAALEQQCDEHRRRAKELKHKSQHLSNVLMTLTPVSLPPPTKRPRLARATSGPAAIASQVLTQSAQITLGPGVPQLTGVPLGKVVSALPSPVLGKGSPQAAPTSSPASPLLGGYTVLASPGTAFPSTVEIHPDAPSLAVLSTAAVQDGSAVVKVVSPLQLLTLPSLGPALQNVAQVAPGGSTILTVPTGAVESTMAASGPEDHTATIEVATVAEGHEHK; this is encoded by the exons ATGGCGACCCCAGAAGTGAGTGTCCACatggaggaggtggtggtggtgacaacGCCTGACACGGCAGTGGACGGCAGTGGCGTGGAGGAGGTGAAGACTGTGCTGGTGACGACCGACTTGGCTCACGG ggGCGACCTGACAGAAGATAACATGGAGACGGAGAATGCGGCGGCAGCCGCCGCAGCTGCGTTCACGGCGACCTCGCAGCTCAAGGAGGCCGTGTTAG TGAAGATGGCGGAAGAGGAGGAGAACATGGAGGCTGAAATCGTGTACCCCATTACCTGCGGGGACAGCAGGGCCAACTTGATCTGGAGGAAGTTCGTGTGCCCTGGCATCAATGTGAAGTGTGTTCAG TATGATGAGCACGTGATCAGCCCGAAGGAGTTTGTGCACCTGGCCGGCAAGTCCACCCTGAAGGACTGGAAGAGAGCCATCCGCATGAACGGCATCATGCTCAG GAAGATCATGGACTCCGGAGAGCTGGACTTCTACCAGCATGACAAGGTTTGCTCCAACACCTGCCGCAGCACCAAGATCGACCTCTCTGGAGCCCGTGTGTCCCTGAGCAGCCCCACGCCGGCCGAGTACATCCCACTCACACCCGCCACGGCCGACG TGAATGGGTCGCCTGCTACCATCACCATAGAAACCTGCGAGGACCCCGGAGACTGGACCACAGCTATTGGAG ATGACACGTTTGCCTTCTGGAGAGGCCTCAAGGATGCCGGCCTGCTGGATGAGGTCATACAGGAGTGCCACCAGGGGCTGGTGGACACCATGGCAGGCCTGCAGCAGCGGGCCCAGGACCCCCCACTGCAGCTCCGAG ACGCCGTGCTCCTCAATAACATCGTGCAGAATTTCGGCATGCTGGATCTGGTGAAGAAGGTGCTGGCCAGCCACAAGTGCCAGATGGACCGCTCCCGTGAGCAATATGCCCGTGACCTGGCAG gtcccctgccctgccctgcgctGACGCTGTCCCTGCCTGCAGCCCTGGAGCAGCAGTGCGATGAGCACCGTCGGCGGGCCAAGGAGCTGAAGCACAAGTCCCAGCACCTCAGCAACGTGCTCATGACGCTGACCCCCGTTTCCCTGCCGCCTCCCACCAAGCGGCCCCGGCTTGCCAGGGCCACCTCCGGGCCAGCCGCCATCGCCTCGCAGGTGCTCACGCAGTCTGCCCAGATCACCCTCGGCCCTGGCGTGCCCCAGCTGACCGGCGTGCCCCTTGGCAAAGTGGTGTCCGCGCTGCCCTCCCCCGTGCTGGGCAAGGGCTCGCCCCAGGCTGCGCCCACCAGCTCCCCAGCCTCGCCACTGCTCGGGGGCTACACAGTGCTGGCCTCGCCGGGCACCGCTTTCCCAAGCACGGTGGAGATCCACCCGGACGCACCCAGCCTCGCAGTCCTTAGCACAGCTGCTGTGCAGGACGGCAGTGCCGTGGTCAAGGTGGTGAGCCCACTGCAGCTGCTCACACTgcccagcctgggccctgccctgCAGAATGTGGCCCAGGTGGCACCTGGGGGCAGCACCATCCTCACAGTGCCCACAGGGGCTGTTGAGAGCACCATGGCAGCCTCAGGGCCCGAGGACCACACAGCCACCATCGAGGTGGCCACAGTGGCGGAAGGCCACGAGCACAAGTAG
- the GMEB2 gene encoding glucocorticoid modulatory element-binding protein 2 isoform X3, with product MATPEVSVHMEEVVVVTTPDTAVDGSGVEEVKTVLVTTDLAHGGDLTEDNMETENAAAAAAAAFTATSQLKEAVLVKMAEEEENMEAEIVYPITCGDSRANLIWRKFVCPGINVKCVQYDEHVISPKEFVHLAGKSTLKDWKRAIRMNGIMLRKIMDSGELDFYQHDKVCSNTCRSTKIDLSGARVSLSSPTPAEYIPLTPATADVNGSPATITIETCEDPGDWTTAIGDDTFAFWRGLKDAGLLDEVIQECHQGLVDTMAGLQQRAQDPPLQLRDAVLLNNIVQNFGMLDLVKKVLASHKCQMDRSPLEQQCDEHRRRAKELKHKSQHLSNVLMTLTPVSLPPPTKRPRLARATSGPAAIASQVLTQSAQITLGPGVPQLTGVPLGKVVSALPSPVLGKGSPQAAPTSSPASPLLGGYTVLASPGTAFPSTVEIHPDAPSLAVLSTAAVQDGSAVVKVVSPLQLLTLPSLGPALQNVAQVAPGGSTILTVPTGAVESTMAASGPEDHTATIEVATVAEGHEHK from the exons ATGGCGACCCCAGAAGTGAGTGTCCACatggaggaggtggtggtggtgacaacGCCTGACACGGCAGTGGACGGCAGTGGCGTGGAGGAGGTGAAGACTGTGCTGGTGACGACCGACTTGGCTCACGG ggGCGACCTGACAGAAGATAACATGGAGACGGAGAATGCGGCGGCAGCCGCCGCAGCTGCGTTCACGGCGACCTCGCAGCTCAAGGAGGCCGTGTTAG TGAAGATGGCGGAAGAGGAGGAGAACATGGAGGCTGAAATCGTGTACCCCATTACCTGCGGGGACAGCAGGGCCAACTTGATCTGGAGGAAGTTCGTGTGCCCTGGCATCAATGTGAAGTGTGTTCAG TATGATGAGCACGTGATCAGCCCGAAGGAGTTTGTGCACCTGGCCGGCAAGTCCACCCTGAAGGACTGGAAGAGAGCCATCCGCATGAACGGCATCATGCTCAG GAAGATCATGGACTCCGGAGAGCTGGACTTCTACCAGCATGACAAGGTTTGCTCCAACACCTGCCGCAGCACCAAGATCGACCTCTCTGGAGCCCGTGTGTCCCTGAGCAGCCCCACGCCGGCCGAGTACATCCCACTCACACCCGCCACGGCCGACG TGAATGGGTCGCCTGCTACCATCACCATAGAAACCTGCGAGGACCCCGGAGACTGGACCACAGCTATTGGAG ATGACACGTTTGCCTTCTGGAGAGGCCTCAAGGATGCCGGCCTGCTGGATGAGGTCATACAGGAGTGCCACCAGGGGCTGGTGGACACCATGGCAGGCCTGCAGCAGCGGGCCCAGGACCCCCCACTGCAGCTCCGAG ACGCCGTGCTCCTCAATAACATCGTGCAGAATTTCGGCATGCTGGATCTGGTGAAGAAGGTGCTGGCCAGCCACAAGTGCCAGATGGACCGCTCCC CCCTGGAGCAGCAGTGCGATGAGCACCGTCGGCGGGCCAAGGAGCTGAAGCACAAGTCCCAGCACCTCAGCAACGTGCTCATGACGCTGACCCCCGTTTCCCTGCCGCCTCCCACCAAGCGGCCCCGGCTTGCCAGGGCCACCTCCGGGCCAGCCGCCATCGCCTCGCAGGTGCTCACGCAGTCTGCCCAGATCACCCTCGGCCCTGGCGTGCCCCAGCTGACCGGCGTGCCCCTTGGCAAAGTGGTGTCCGCGCTGCCCTCCCCCGTGCTGGGCAAGGGCTCGCCCCAGGCTGCGCCCACCAGCTCCCCAGCCTCGCCACTGCTCGGGGGCTACACAGTGCTGGCCTCGCCGGGCACCGCTTTCCCAAGCACGGTGGAGATCCACCCGGACGCACCCAGCCTCGCAGTCCTTAGCACAGCTGCTGTGCAGGACGGCAGTGCCGTGGTCAAGGTGGTGAGCCCACTGCAGCTGCTCACACTgcccagcctgggccctgccctgCAGAATGTGGCCCAGGTGGCACCTGGGGGCAGCACCATCCTCACAGTGCCCACAGGGGCTGTTGAGAGCACCATGGCAGCCTCAGGGCCCGAGGACCACACAGCCACCATCGAGGTGGCCACAGTGGCGGAAGGCCACGAGCACAAGTAG